A single genomic interval of Arthrobacter sp. NicSoilB8 harbors:
- a CDS encoding aldehyde dehydrogenase family protein, whose protein sequence is MTATHHAGTSGGAPAESQAGTKAGTKAGTPAGTPAGVPASGEAAEAPPSSAPAMAARAALTLPHTHVDSVFIDGAWTAARGTGRNPVTDPATGEVWGSVPDGTAEDVDAAVASARRAFEGEWPRLAPSERAAYLLRIAEEVEKRAEDLSLTNTRENGSPVSESSGAAANAAGIFRYFATLAGYLEREDVRAFPRGGGESVVRRDPIGVCALIAPWNFPINLVVIKLAPALLAGCTVVIKPASPTPLSLRVIIDAVAAAGVPAGVVNLVTGSGRLGDALVKHPGVDKVAFTGSTPVGRKIAAACGELLRPVTLELGGKSSAIVMPDADLDAMSKVLIRSSMRNTGQTCYISTRILAPASRYEEVVDMVTATIAAGKQGDPLDPGTVFGPCATESQYRTVLEYVESGLAEGARATTGGRAAALGGGLEGGYFVEPTVFADVTPDMRISREEIFGPVICILKYDDADGSVDEAVALANNTEFGLGGLVFGQDPAAALAVADRMDTGSVGINFFASNHAAPFGGRHDSGLGTEYGTEGLNAYLSYKSIHRKV, encoded by the coding sequence ATGACCGCCACGCACCACGCAGGCACCTCCGGTGGGGCCCCGGCGGAGAGCCAGGCCGGGACCAAGGCCGGGACCAAGGCCGGGACGCCTGCCGGGACGCCTGCCGGGGTCCCGGCATCGGGGGAGGCGGCGGAAGCGCCGCCGTCGTCCGCTCCCGCCATGGCAGCGCGCGCCGCGCTCACCCTGCCGCACACCCACGTGGACAGCGTCTTCATCGACGGAGCCTGGACAGCAGCCCGCGGCACCGGCCGCAACCCGGTCACCGACCCCGCCACCGGCGAAGTGTGGGGCTCCGTCCCGGACGGCACCGCCGAGGACGTGGACGCCGCCGTCGCGTCCGCCCGGCGAGCCTTCGAAGGGGAGTGGCCGCGGCTGGCACCGTCCGAGCGTGCCGCCTATCTGCTGCGCATCGCCGAGGAAGTGGAAAAGCGCGCGGAGGACCTCTCGCTGACCAACACTCGGGAAAACGGTTCGCCCGTCTCCGAATCCTCGGGGGCGGCAGCGAATGCCGCGGGCATCTTCCGCTACTTCGCCACGCTCGCCGGCTACCTGGAGCGCGAGGATGTGCGCGCCTTCCCGCGCGGCGGCGGTGAATCCGTGGTGCGGCGTGACCCGATCGGCGTGTGCGCGCTGATCGCGCCATGGAACTTCCCCATCAACCTCGTTGTCATCAAACTCGCCCCGGCGCTGCTGGCCGGGTGCACCGTGGTGATCAAACCGGCGTCGCCCACGCCGCTGTCGCTCCGCGTGATCATCGACGCCGTGGCCGCTGCCGGAGTTCCGGCCGGCGTGGTCAACCTGGTCACCGGCTCCGGACGGCTGGGCGACGCGCTGGTGAAGCACCCTGGCGTGGACAAGGTGGCCTTCACAGGTTCGACGCCGGTAGGCCGGAAGATCGCGGCCGCCTGCGGGGAACTGCTGCGCCCTGTCACCCTGGAACTGGGCGGGAAGTCGAGCGCGATCGTGATGCCGGACGCCGATCTGGACGCCATGTCCAAGGTCCTGATCCGTTCGTCCATGCGCAACACCGGGCAGACCTGCTACATCTCCACCCGCATCCTGGCCCCGGCGAGCCGTTACGAGGAAGTGGTGGATATGGTGACCGCCACCATCGCTGCCGGGAAGCAGGGGGACCCGCTGGACCCCGGCACGGTGTTTGGTCCGTGTGCCACGGAATCGCAGTACCGGACCGTGCTGGAATATGTGGAGTCGGGACTGGCCGAAGGCGCCCGCGCCACCACCGGGGGCCGGGCGGCGGCCCTGGGCGGTGGGCTCGAGGGCGGGTACTTCGTGGAACCTACCGTGTTCGCCGACGTCACGCCGGACATGAGGATCTCCCGCGAGGAGATCTTCGGCCCGGTGATCTGCATCCTGAAGTACGACGACGCCGACGGCAGCGTTGATGAGGCGGTGGCGCTGGCGAACAACACCGAGTTCGGCCTGGGCGGGCTCGTGTTCGGGCAGGACCCGGCCGCGGCGCTGGCTGTGGCGGACCGGATGGACACAGGATCGGTGGGCATCAATTTCTTTGCCTCAAACCATGCCGCACCATTCGGCGGCCGGCACGACTCCGGCCTGGGCACCGAGTATGGCACCGAGGGCCTGAACGCCTACCTGAGCTACAAGTCGATCCACCGGAAGGTTTGA
- a CDS encoding STAS/SEC14 domain-containing protein has protein sequence MMPGHITAAHGKNVLSVSAGIITSVWQPGSVVDVHDAKEAMRAVEQITGGTPMPMLSEMTDVEISAAARYEFAQTAGVLAIAVLGSSTVDRVVAAAMKRHTRYPHEFFTSRDDAMAWLNNFAAGGGSRPEGYPDGISALT, from the coding sequence ATGATGCCAGGACACATTACCGCAGCTCACGGAAAGAACGTGCTGAGCGTCAGCGCGGGCATCATCACATCGGTCTGGCAGCCCGGCTCCGTTGTCGACGTCCACGACGCCAAGGAGGCCATGCGGGCCGTCGAGCAGATCACCGGGGGAACCCCGATGCCAATGCTCTCTGAAATGACGGACGTGGAGATCAGCGCGGCCGCCAGATACGAGTTCGCCCAGACTGCAGGGGTCCTGGCGATTGCGGTGCTCGGATCCAGCACCGTGGATCGCGTAGTCGCGGCGGCAATGAAGCGGCACACCCGGTATCCCCACGAATTCTTCACGTCCAGGGACGACGCCATGGCATGGCTGAACAATTTCGCCGCCGGCGGCGGCAGCCGGCCCGAGGGCTATCCGGACGGCATCTCCGCCCTGACCTGA